A genome region from Clostridium pasteurianum includes the following:
- a CDS encoding helix-turn-helix transcriptional regulator produces MKNNIRILRKQLGLRQEDVANTLKVTRQTINAIENNKYNPTLELAMKLARLLHTTVDELFILDE; encoded by the coding sequence ATGAAAAATAATATAAGAATTTTAAGGAAACAACTTGGACTCAGACAGGAAGATGTAGCCAATACTTTGAAGGTAACAAGACAAACTATAAATGCTATTGAGAATAATAAGTACAATCCAACACTGGAGCTGGCAATGAAACTGGCTAGATTGTTACATACTACGGTAGATGAATTATTTATACTTGATGAGTAA
- a CDS encoding aldo/keto reductase: MLDINSCTVLNNGVKMPWLGFGTYKIEYKDTSTQYIKMALEAGYRHIDTAAVYGNEPIVGKALNEYGIPRDKVFITSKVWNNKHGYDKTLKAFQDTLRRLDTDYLDLYLIHWPKKLNKDTWRAMEKLYKDGYIRAIGVSNFKIHHLEEIMEDSEIVPMVNQVEYHPEFPQTELHDFCKKNNIQLEAWGPLMQGKIFEIPLMKSLSEKYGKTISQIALRWDLQMNVVTIPKSINENRIKENSNIYDFEISKEDMKKIESLNTGERIGHDPDTITF; encoded by the coding sequence ATGTTAGATATAAATAGCTGTACAGTTTTAAACAATGGAGTTAAGATGCCTTGGCTCGGATTTGGAACTTATAAAATAGAATATAAGGATACTTCAACTCAATATATTAAAATGGCATTAGAAGCTGGATATAGACATATTGATACTGCTGCTGTGTATGGAAATGAGCCTATTGTTGGAAAAGCTTTAAACGAATATGGTATTCCAAGAGATAAAGTTTTCATAACTAGTAAGGTTTGGAACAATAAACATGGATATGATAAGACTTTAAAAGCATTTCAGGACACTTTAAGAAGGCTTGATACTGATTATTTAGATCTTTATTTAATTCATTGGCCTAAAAAATTAAATAAGGATACATGGAGAGCCATGGAAAAATTATATAAGGACGGATACATTAGAGCAATAGGAGTAAGTAATTTTAAAATTCACCATCTTGAAGAAATAATGGAGGATAGTGAAATAGTACCAATGGTTAACCAAGTTGAATATCATCCTGAGTTTCCACAAACTGAGCTGCATGATTTTTGCAAGAAGAATAACATACAACTTGAAGCATGGGGACCTTTGATGCAGGGAAAAATATTTGAGATACCTTTAATGAAATCTCTTTCAGAAAAATACGGAAAAACTATATCACAAATTGCACTTAGATGGGACTTACAGATGAATGTAGTTACAATACCAAAGTCAATAAATGAAAATAGAATAAAAGAAAACTCTAACATATATGATTTTGAGATATCCAAGGAAGATATGAAAAAGATAGAAAGTCTTAATACAGGGGAAAGAATAGGGCATGATCCAGATACTATAACATTCTAA
- a CDS encoding recombinase family protein — protein MRVAIYSRKSKFTGKGDSIENQIEMCKDYINNNKHKDNIEFTIYEDEGFSGGTINRPKFQKMIKDIKLNKFDILVCYRLDRISRNVADFSSTLEILQEHKVSFISIKEQFDTSTPIGKAMIYIASVFAQLERETIAERVKDNMIEMAKNGRWTGGKIPFGFSSKSKTYIDNRGLTREVHTLEINKNESEFVKFLYQKYLELGSLHKLEVYITENQLTSKNDIMFEKSSLKLILQNPVYVKANNDIIDYLRANDWKVYGEADGIHSLLTYNKTKQVVRNGKHIKIKNPKNERFAAVGKIKGFIDPELWLNVQKQFDKNRNTFPRLGKTNNALLTGKIKCGYCKKYMVVQHGKVSKSGKKLFYYVCSLKQKSHKKLCKNTNVRVDKIDYLVILSLKKLSKSKKKFINNLNQKYCSQMKNSESDIKLELNAVLSNKEKQIDRLTNALANGTGIENIIIDKIKTIKKECTEIENKLTNIRFNHSESKTAKLNLNIIENILNDCNIIDTLPHEKKKIIINALIDNIYWFGNSNKDKEKVIINFIGSDKKSKILEFENVGLDKNTPQFGSPRTCKANDMLLPP, from the coding sequence ATGAGAGTAGCAATATATAGTAGAAAAAGTAAATTTACCGGTAAAGGAGATTCTATAGAAAATCAAATTGAAATGTGTAAAGATTATATAAATAATAATAAACACAAAGATAACATAGAGTTTACTATCTACGAGGATGAAGGCTTTTCAGGAGGGACAATAAACAGACCTAAATTTCAAAAAATGATTAAAGACATAAAACTAAATAAATTTGATATTCTAGTATGTTATAGATTAGATAGAATAAGCAGAAATGTAGCTGATTTTTCTAGTACACTTGAAATATTGCAGGAACATAAGGTTAGCTTTATAAGTATTAAAGAACAATTTGATACTTCAACTCCTATTGGAAAAGCAATGATTTATATAGCTTCCGTATTTGCTCAACTTGAGCGCGAGACTATAGCAGAGCGTGTAAAAGATAATATGATTGAGATGGCCAAAAATGGGCGCTGGACCGGCGGAAAAATCCCATTTGGATTTAGTTCTAAAAGTAAAACTTATATTGATAATAGAGGACTTACACGTGAAGTACACACCCTTGAAATAAATAAAAACGAGAGTGAATTTGTAAAATTTTTATATCAAAAATATTTAGAGCTTGGAAGTCTACACAAATTAGAAGTATATATTACAGAAAATCAGTTAACCTCTAAAAATGATATCATGTTTGAAAAATCAAGTTTAAAACTTATACTTCAAAATCCTGTCTACGTAAAGGCAAATAATGATATTATAGACTATTTAAGGGCTAATGATTGGAAAGTTTACGGTGAAGCTGATGGCATTCATTCGCTTCTCACATATAATAAAACCAAGCAAGTTGTAAGAAATGGGAAACATATTAAAATCAAAAATCCTAAAAATGAACGCTTTGCTGCCGTAGGAAAAATTAAAGGTTTCATTGATCCAGAGCTTTGGCTTAATGTTCAAAAACAGTTTGATAAAAATAGAAATACCTTCCCTAGATTAGGTAAAACAAATAATGCTTTATTAACTGGTAAAATAAAATGCGGTTATTGCAAAAAATACATGGTAGTCCAACACGGCAAAGTTTCTAAATCAGGCAAAAAATTATTTTATTATGTTTGTTCTTTGAAGCAAAAATCACACAAAAAACTTTGTAAAAATACAAATGTTAGAGTTGATAAAATAGATTATTTAGTGATTCTTAGTTTAAAGAAACTATCTAAATCTAAGAAAAAATTCATAAATAATCTCAATCAAAAATATTGTTCTCAGATGAAAAATAGTGAATCAGATATAAAATTAGAATTAAATGCAGTACTTTCAAATAAGGAAAAGCAAATTGATAGACTAACAAATGCACTTGCAAATGGCACAGGAATTGAAAACATAATTATTGATAAAATTAAGACTATAAAAAAAGAATGTACTGAAATAGAAAATAAATTAACTAATATTAGATTTAATCATTCAGAATCTAAAACAGCTAAACTAAATTTAAATATAATAGAAAATATATTAAATGACTGTAATATAATCGATACACTGCCACACGAAAAGAAAAAAATTATTATAAATGCATTAATAGATAATATTTATTGGTTTGGAAATTCTAACAAAGACAAGGAAAAAGTCATAATCAACTTTATTGGATCTGATAAAAAGAGTAAAATATTGGAATTTGAAAATGTAGGCTTAGACAAAAACACACCGCAGTTTGGTTCACCTCGCACATGCAAAGCTAATGACATGCTTCTACCCCCTTGA
- a CDS encoding phage holin family protein: MRWLGRLALFAIVLAITSFFTPGFSIRGFWTFILAAIVITALDYLVESFMKVDASPFGKGFKGFIISVIIIYLAQFLVPNMHVSIIGAVLAAIVIGVIDAIIPTRTM, translated from the coding sequence ATGCGATGGTTAGGAAGATTGGCTCTTTTTGCAATAGTTTTAGCAATAACATCCTTTTTTACACCGGGTTTTTCAATAAGAGGCTTTTGGACATTTATATTAGCAGCAATCGTAATAACTGCATTAGATTATTTGGTAGAATCTTTTATGAAGGTTGATGCTTCACCATTTGGTAAAGGGTTTAAGGGATTTATTATTTCAGTTATAATAATATACCTTGCTCAATTCTTAGTACCTAATATGCATGTTTCAATAATAGGAGCTGTATTAGCAGCTATAGTTATAGGTGTAATAGATGCTATAATACCAACGAGGACTATGTAA
- a CDS encoding DUF1256 domain-containing protein has product MEKNKYLQKYYYEIGIEKEFSKLLCNMTQQDRDVILLCIGNPTINGDILAPLVGTLLEEKGLNNIYGTIKKPIDRNNIKIAYNYILNKYKAPYVIVIGTSFPLDFHDDKEVIILSDTPYELWTSYGNLKFGNVSFKAIFNLLDDYCGIDIIKEVGLGMIYKYARVIFKSIELYLHNQYYVK; this is encoded by the coding sequence ATGGAAAAGAATAAATATTTACAAAAATATTATTATGAAATAGGAATAGAAAAAGAGTTTTCAAAACTTTTATGCAATATGACACAACAAGATAGAGATGTGATTTTGCTGTGTATAGGAAATCCGACTATAAATGGTGATATACTTGCACCACTTGTAGGGACATTATTAGAAGAAAAAGGACTTAATAACATCTATGGAACCATAAAAAAGCCTATAGATAGAAATAATATAAAGATTGCTTATAATTATATACTTAATAAATATAAAGCTCCATATGTAATTGTAATTGGGACATCATTTCCTTTAGATTTTCATGATGATAAGGAAGTCATAATATTGAGTGATACACCATATGAATTATGGACCTCATATGGTAATTTGAAATTTGGAAATGTTAGTTTTAAGGCGATTTTTAATTTACTAGATGATTATTGTGGAATAGATATTATAAAAGAAGTTGGATTAGGGATGATATATAAGTATGCAAGAGTTATTTTTAAATCTATAGAATTATATTTACATAATCAATATTATGTAAAGTAA
- the yyaC gene encoding spore protease YyaC: protein MKSCNELLCRKEDDFYFSFNVDNHGIVKCVSEILFNMIKEKREVVILCLGVDSLIGDSLGPLAGSILKKNGIDNVYGTLDKTVNTHNVLQVLSEIYGEFQNPYIIVVDAAITASDYSSDIVLKNRGFEPGECLHSRLPKIGDVSLVGVVNHEDEYENNFISLLKHCDFEIVRKMAKVISKILILTFEKLKNKENY from the coding sequence ATGAAAAGTTGTAATGAATTATTATGTAGAAAGGAAGATGATTTTTATTTCAGTTTTAATGTGGACAACCATGGTATTGTAAAGTGTGTTTCTGAAATTTTATTTAACATGATTAAGGAGAAAAGAGAAGTAGTAATTTTGTGTTTAGGTGTAGATTCTTTAATAGGAGATTCTTTAGGACCATTAGCAGGAAGTATACTTAAAAAAAATGGTATTGATAATGTATATGGTACTTTAGATAAAACAGTTAATACTCATAATGTTTTACAAGTATTAAGCGAAATCTATGGTGAATTTCAAAATCCATATATTATAGTTGTTGATGCGGCTATAACAGCAAGTGATTATAGTAGTGATATTGTTTTAAAGAATAGAGGATTTGAACCTGGCGAATGCCTTCATAGTAGATTACCTAAAATTGGTGATGTTTCTTTAGTTGGTGTTGTAAACCATGAAGACGAATATGAGAACAATTTTATAAGTCTATTAAAGCACTGTGATTTTGAAATAGTTCGGAAAATGGCTAAGGTGATTTCAAAAATATTAATTTTAACATTTGAAAAATTAAAAAACAAGGAGAATTATTAA
- a CDS encoding metallophosphoesterase family protein has translation MKNKKYMFRNNVILVFEFVFLINMINGNDFFCTNKLKFNNNGKFKIVQFTDLHQTDCINLKTVAFMERVLDYEKPDFVVLTGDNIDGRYCMSMTYEGAIKSIAEPMEKRKIPWTVVLGNHDTEAINVERKTMIKKYMKYKYNMNKINDDNCAFNLIVNDSKNKAPIFNMYMMDSGSYDNKGGYGCIKPSEVQWYRKTSSEIKNKYGHLIPAVMFFHIPLSQYCKAWNNQKIDGEKNESICSQSSDSGLFKAIINGGDVKAIFVGHDHTNDYIGKSDGIIMGYGRCSGYDAYAQSGYRRGARVFFIDEDNVTKFKSWERLEEN, from the coding sequence ATGAAAAATAAAAAGTATATGTTTAGAAATAATGTTATTTTAGTTTTTGAATTTGTATTCCTCATAAATATGATTAATGGAAATGATTTTTTTTGCACTAATAAATTAAAGTTTAATAATAATGGTAAGTTTAAGATAGTACAATTTACTGATTTGCATCAAACGGACTGCATAAATTTAAAGACAGTAGCTTTTATGGAAAGAGTTCTTGATTATGAAAAGCCTGATTTTGTTGTATTAACAGGAGATAACATAGATGGACGATATTGCATGAGTATGACTTATGAGGGTGCAATTAAAAGTATAGCGGAACCTATGGAAAAAAGAAAAATTCCTTGGACAGTAGTACTTGGAAATCATGATACTGAAGCTATTAATGTTGAAAGAAAAACCATGATAAAAAAGTATATGAAGTATAAATATAATATGAATAAAATAAATGATGATAACTGTGCTTTTAACCTGATCGTTAACGATTCAAAAAATAAAGCACCTATTTTTAATATGTATATGATGGATTCAGGAAGTTATGACAATAAAGGAGGCTATGGATGTATTAAACCTTCCGAAGTTCAATGGTACAGAAAGACATCATCAGAAATAAAAAATAAATATGGACATTTAATTCCAGCAGTTATGTTTTTTCACATACCATTATCGCAGTATTGTAAAGCATGGAATAATCAAAAAATAGACGGTGAAAAAAATGAATCAATATGTTCCCAAAGTAGTGATAGTGGACTTTTTAAAGCCATAATTAATGGAGGAGATGTTAAAGCTATATTTGTAGGGCATGATCATACTAATGATTATATAGGAAAAAGTGATGGAATAATTATGGGATATGGAAGATGCAGTGGGTATGATGCATATGCACAATCAGGTTATAGAAGAGGGGCAAGAGTTTTCTTTATAGATGAAGATAACGTAACTAAATTTAAATCGTGGGAAAGGTTAGAAGAAAATTAA